The proteins below come from a single Cervus elaphus chromosome 4, mCerEla1.1, whole genome shotgun sequence genomic window:
- the LOC122692308 gene encoding lutropin subunit beta isoform X2, translated as MEMLQGLLLWLLLGVAGVWASRGPLRPLCQPINATLAAEKEACPVCITFTTSICAGYCPSMKRVLPAILPPMPQRVCTYHELRFASVRLPGCPPGVDPMVSFPVALSCHCGPCRLSSTDCGGPRTQPLACDHPPLPDILFL; from the exons GGGCTgctgctgtggctgctgctgggcGTGGCCGGGGTGTGGGCTTCCAGGGGGCCACTGCGGCCGCTGTGCCAGCCCATCAACGCCACCCTGGCAGCTGAGAAGGAGGCCTGCCCCGTCTGCATCACTTTCACCACCAGCATCTGCGCCGGCTACTGCCCCAGCATG AAGCGGGTGCTGCCTGCCATCCTGCCGCCCATGCCCCAGCGGGTGTGCACCTACCACGAGCTGCGCTTCGCCTCCGTTCGGCTCCCCGGCTGCCCACCTGGCGTGGACCCAATGGTCTCCTTCCCCGTGGCCCTCAGCTGTCACTGCGGGCCCTGCCGCCTCAGCAGCACTGACTGTGGGGGTCCTAGAACCCAACCCTTGGCCTGTGACCACCCCCCGCTCCCAGACATCCTCTTCCTCTAA
- the LOC122692308 gene encoding lutropin subunit beta isoform X1, with product MQGSGGGVRALAGPEALALSQGLLLWLLLGVAGVWASRGPLRPLCQPINATLAAEKEACPVCITFTTSICAGYCPSMKRVLPAILPPMPQRVCTYHELRFASVRLPGCPPGVDPMVSFPVALSCHCGPCRLSSTDCGGPRTQPLACDHPPLPDILFL from the exons AGGGTtcggggggtggggtgagggctcTGGCTGGGCCTGAGGCACTGGCCTTGTCCCAGGGGCTgctgctgtggctgctgctgggcGTGGCCGGGGTGTGGGCTTCCAGGGGGCCACTGCGGCCGCTGTGCCAGCCCATCAACGCCACCCTGGCAGCTGAGAAGGAGGCCTGCCCCGTCTGCATCACTTTCACCACCAGCATCTGCGCCGGCTACTGCCCCAGCATG AAGCGGGTGCTGCCTGCCATCCTGCCGCCCATGCCCCAGCGGGTGTGCACCTACCACGAGCTGCGCTTCGCCTCCGTTCGGCTCCCCGGCTGCCCACCTGGCGTGGACCCAATGGTCTCCTTCCCCGTGGCCCTCAGCTGTCACTGCGGGCCCTGCCGCCTCAGCAGCACTGACTGTGGGGGTCCTAGAACCCAACCCTTGGCCTGTGACCACCCCCCGCTCCCAGACATCCTCTTCCTCTAA